CATAGGGTGTATATTTTGTCTGAACCGGTATCTCCCGTTCAGACAAATGGATTCATTTCTCCGTGTCCTCCGTGCCTCCGTGGTGAATCATCTGAATAATATTAGAAGCTATTTAATTTGCCGCCCTCTGGACTCCGGCCCTCGCCCCTCAGCTAATCATGTTCTTCCTTTTTTCTCCGCCGCGGCAGGGACTCCTTGGCCGCAAACATCAGCAAGAAGGCCGCCAGCAGATGCAGCGGTGCAAAAAACAGAAAGGAGATGGCGGCGCCATAGAGGTTCGCGATGACGCCCCCCAGGAGCGGACCGGTGAATGCACCGACTTCCCCGATGGTCCGACGCATGGCCTGCAATTGGGCCCGGGTGCGGTAAGGGACGATGTCGTAGGTATAGGTCGTCATGGAGCCGAGCGCCATGCCGTTGGCGATTCCCAGCATGGCCGCCAGGACCATCAGCCCCGACGGTCCGGTTACCAGCGGATAGGCCGCAAAAGCGATCCCGGAGAGCAGGGCCGGCGGAACGGTCGCCCATTTGCGGCCGAACTTGTCCGAAATCACCCCCGCCGGAACGATCATGCCGAATGTGATGGCGCCGATGACAAAAAAGATAAAACCGACATGGGTCGCGCTGTAGCCCAGTTCATCGACCACATAGATGGGGAGCATGCTGCTGAGCACTTCGGAGCGCAGCATGGCGCCGAAGGTGGCAAGGATTAAAACAAGATAGGTTCCACGAAAATAACGCTCGATTTGATCGAGCCGGGCAAAATTAAAAACCTCCCGACGGGAAACGGCCGCGCGCTCATGGGTCTCCTGGACCGTTGCTGAAATAGCCAGAACCACCGCCGCCATGGCGGCAAATATTAAAAACAGGCTCCGAAACCCCCAGGTGTCCAGAATAATGCCGCCGATGGCCGGCCCCAGCGCCGTTCCCGAGGCATGGATGCCGAACAGGGCGCTCATCTGGCGGCCGCGCTGGTCCACCTTTACCAGGTCGATGGCCGCCAGTTCCCGACCAAGCCGCCACAGGGTCAGGCCCACGCCCCAGCAGCACTGGGAAAGCAGAATGATCCAGAAGGACGGTGCAAAGGCTGTCGCCACCGTGCTGATAACAGCGATAGCGGCCCCAATCATCATACCCATGCGAAAACCGGTCCGGTCCAGCAGCATGCCCGAAGGGATCATCGATACGGCCCGCCCCAGCACCTGGGCGGTCACCACCTGGGCCGCCAGCCCCATGGAAACCCCGAATGTCCGACCCAAGAGAGGCACCGCCGGAACGATCATCCCGATCCCCAGGGCCATGATCAAGGACGGAAGGTATATTTGGAAAACAGCCTGCCGGGCTTGTCTGGAGAGTATCTGCATGTCAGTTCAGAATGGTTTCACTCAGATGTGCCTTGACTTCCTGAAGGTGCATGACATCGGCATATTTATGATGCAGATCAAACAGGTTGACCTTATGGGAAAGTAGGCTGCGGTCAAAACAGCATTCTTCCACCACAACCGCATGAAAGCCGTATGAATAGGCATCCACCACGCTGGCCCGCACACATCCGCTGGTGCTTTCACCGCAGACGATAACGCTGTCCACTCCGAGCCGGGTCAGATAGGCAATCAATGGTGTGCCGAAAAAGGCGCTGGCACGCTCTTTCCGGATAATGAGATCCTGCGGCCGTGGACTGAATTCCGCCTTGATTTCATATGCCCGGGGACTAAGTTTGCGGGCCTTTCGATGGGTGGCATGCACAGCTGTGTTTTGAGTTTTTTTGCGGATGTCATTGGTGGTGTAGATGACCGGGATGTTTTTAGAACGGACCAGGGCCAGCAGGTCCTGAATGGGCTGGATGGCATCCCAGGCGAAACTGCCGCATGAACTTGGATGGGTCTTTACGGCCTCATGAACCGGCAGCGGACCGCCCTCAAATACCAGATTGTATAAATCGATGGCCAGCAAGATCGGTTTAGAACCGATATAGGTCTTTCTTTTGTAGGCGCTGTAGATATCCAGAATCTCCGGATCGACAATATCTTTCCAGCAGTGGTCTTCAAATGCATCGGTCATGTTTCTTCCTCGATACGAGGCCGTTGAAAAATACCCCTTCTGCCGATTGAGACGGAACATGATTTTGACAGATGCCTATATCAGTCGCTGTCGATCACGTCCCTGGCCTCTTTGTCCAGGAACCTTTCGCTGCAAAAGGGGCACATGAGCTTGCGCGGCTGGAACCGGAAATCATCCTTGGCGGCATAGAATTTTCGGTCGCATTTAGGGCACACCACCCAGAAAATTTTAGCCATAATCGTCCCCTTTCTCAGCCTATAAAATCTTTGAGGTCGATCCGGTCCATCACGTCGGCCGGAATATTGATCCTTTCGGAAAACGGCCGGTTGACCGGCCGGGTCGCGTCAATGATCATTTTGCCGCCCACGGCATGTTTGACCGCGGAAGGATCCAGGGCCCCGCCCCGTGCGTTCTTGATGATATTGATATCCAGGTCCGGCTGCACCCGGGTCGCCATGGCCCACAGCACGTCGCGTTCATTAAAGGGATCGACGTCATCATCCACCACGATCACGTGTTTGAGTTCGTCATGATGGGGAAAAGCCGCCATACCGGCAACGATTCCTTCGCCGTCAACCCGCTGATGCAGTGAAATATAGGCATGGAAGCGGCAGCAGCCTGAAATCGGAAAATGAACCGCTTTGACGCCCGGCACCGCCCGTTTGATCTCCTCGTATATGCCGGCCTCCTTGGGAATGCCGCCTAAAATAGCCGTATCCGCATGCCCCACTAAAATGTTCAGGTAGATGGGGTCCCTGCGGTGGGT
The nucleotide sequence above comes from Desulfobacterales bacterium. Encoded proteins:
- a CDS encoding isochorismatase family protein yields the protein MTDAFEDHCWKDIVDPEILDIYSAYKRKTYIGSKPILLAIDLYNLVFEGGPLPVHEAVKTHPSSCGSFAWDAIQPIQDLLALVRSKNIPVIYTTNDIRKKTQNTAVHATHRKARKLSPRAYEIKAEFSPRPQDLIIRKERASAFFGTPLIAYLTRLGVDSVIVCGESTSGCVRASVVDAYSYGFHAVVVEECCFDRSLLSHKVNLFDLHHKYADVMHLQEVKAHLSETILN
- a CDS encoding MFS transporter yields the protein MQILSRQARQAVFQIYLPSLIMALGIGMIVPAVPLLGRTFGVSMGLAAQVVTAQVLGRAVSMIPSGMLLDRTGFRMGMMIGAAIAVISTVATAFAPSFWIILLSQCCWGVGLTLWRLGRELAAIDLVKVDQRGRQMSALFGIHASGTALGPAIGGIILDTWGFRSLFLIFAAMAAVVLAISATVQETHERAAVSRREVFNFARLDQIERYFRGTYLVLILATFGAMLRSEVLSSMLPIYVVDELGYSATHVGFIFFVIGAITFGMIVPAGVISDKFGRKWATVPPALLSGIAFAAYPLVTGPSGLMVLAAMLGIANGMALGSMTTYTYDIVPYRTRAQLQAMRRTIGEVGAFTGPLLGGVIANLYGAAISFLFFAPLHLLAAFLLMFAAKESLPRRRKKEEHD